A region from the Rhinoderma darwinii isolate aRhiDar2 chromosome 2, aRhiDar2.hap1, whole genome shotgun sequence genome encodes:
- the LOC142741730 gene encoding olfactory receptor 5AR1-like, whose protein sequence is MTEGNKSSVREFVIMGITNDPKLQHILFILFLLIYLISVFGNTSIMLTILIINDLHSPMYYFLSNLSFSDLCYSTVVSPKMLFDFYLERKLISFIGCVLQLYFFAVFASTECYILSTMAYDRYVAICHPLLYVLIMNRRKCVTFTLIIYVCGLCTAGIHTSCTFILPFCGPNVINHFYCDIPPLMELSCAYTYMSKTIIFGVVFCLGLFSVVVILASYIYIFFTILTIHSSEGRHKAFSTCSSHLLCVALFYGTVFFMYLRPASNYSVTQDKIVSVFYTMIIPMMNPIIYCLRNKEVKEAVRSYISRLLVYTS, encoded by the coding sequence ATGACTGAAGGTAACAAGTCTTCTGTAAGAGAGTTCGTAATAATGGGAATTACCAATGACCCAAAATTGCAACATAtcctatttattttgtttttgcttaTATACCTTATAAGTGTTTTTGGCAATACAAGTATCATGTTAACAATCCTGATAATTAATGACCTTCACAGTCCAATGTATTATTTTCTCAGCAATCTGTCTTTCTCAGATCTTTGTTATTCTACAGTAGTTTCTCCTAAAATGTTATTTGATTTTTATTTGGAAAGAAAATTGATCTCTTTTATTGGCTGTGTACTTCAGTTGTATTTCTTTGCTGTGTTTGCCAGCACTGAATGCTATATCTTATCTACCATGGCCTACGATCGCTATGTTGCAATATGTCACCCCCTTCTGTATGTATTAATAATGAACAGAAGAAAATGTGTGACTTTTACTCTTATTATCTATGTTTGTGGTTTATGTACTGCGGGCATCCATACATCATGCACATTCATATTGCCTTTTTGTGGACCTAATGTAATTAACCATTTCTATTGTGACATTCCTCCACTGATGGAGCTCTCATGTGCGTATACATACATGAGCAAGACGATTATATTTGGTGTGGTCTTTTGCCTTGGTCTTTTTTCAGTAGTCGTCATATTAGcttcatatatctatatattttttaccaTATTAACAATTCACTCATCAGAGGGGAGACACAAAGCCTTTTCTACATGTTCCTCTCATTtgctttgtgttgccttattttaTGGAACGGTTTTCTTCATGTACCTTCGTCCAGCATCCAACTATTCTGTCACACAGGACAAAATAGTATCTGTATTCTATACAATGATAATCCCCATGATGAACCCAATCATCTACTGTTTACGAAACAAAGAAGTGAAAGAAGCTGTGAGATCCTATATTAGTAGATTACTAGTCTACACATCGTGA